Genomic segment of Strix aluco isolate bStrAlu1 chromosome 8, bStrAlu1.hap1, whole genome shotgun sequence:
CAAATTAATCTGATTACAGTCTGTCATGCCCTCAGGGCAGTTATCACAACCTTTCAAGTACTTAAATGCTGTTATTAGTTCATTCTTACTTGCCTCTATTTTGTAGCCTAACCaatctcaggttttttttcaatcCTCCCTCAAAAGGTTGTGATTTTAAAATTGCCTGTTACTCTCTGCTAGAGTTTCTTCCATCTGTCCATGCTTTTCTTCAAGCATGATGCTCTAAACTGGTTATGCTGCTCCTCCTAAGACCTCATGCCAAGCAAAGCAGACTAATTTGTCTTCAGTGCCTTACACGACACTGCACTAATATTTCTTAGAACAGTTGTAGCTTTCTTCTGGACATTGGCTTATTGTCACTGCTGTCACCCAGCTCTTTTCTACAGAGTTGATCcatgccaatttttttttttttttaaatgtttgtatgtTTGGCTTCTCCTTCTTAATATAAATCCTTTGCTCTTCTTATATTTCACCTTAGTCATTCAATGCCATTTCTCCCACTCTCCCGTCTTCCAAATTTTTATAATCATTCCAGCCTCAGTGCCACCACCAACAATGTGTGCTCTCAGTACTGTCAGCTGACTTCCTAAGGAAAATATTCAACAATCTTGGTGCAGATTAGCTTTTAGCAACTCCTGATGTATCCTTCCGGTTTGGTAGGCAAGATTCCTGATGAGACTTTGAGTATTGTTTTTAACAATAGTTGGGCCTCACAGTAATATTATCTAGACTGTATTTCCCCAACTTGCCTAAAAGAAGCATTTGGGACTTGTTAAGATACAGCTTTTCTGTTGGTTCTCGTTATCTGGTACCCCATTGCCCTAGATATCAGTTTGAATCACTGTTATTTGTTTCTAACAAATCCACATTGGCTGTAATTTagcatttgtttgtttatgaaattAATATATAGAATATTAACCCAAAGAAACAAAGCATGAAtatgctttttaatttaaattttgtgtttattgTAATAAAATCACTTTCTTCTTACAGCTCAATTAAAGATAGATATATCTCCAGCTCCAGAGAATCCCCATTATTGTCTAACTCCAGAGTTGCTACAAGTCAAACTTTACCCAGACAGCAGAGTTAGACCTACAAGAGAAATCCTGGAGTTTCCTGCCAGGGATGTCTACGTTCCAAATACCACATACAGGTTAGAGTTTTGAAATACATTTCACATTTCAGGGCCTGACACTGGCAAGTCTAGAAATTCCTACCTTATCTACTTCATTGCAAAACTTGCTGTATCAATAGATCTGCTGTGCCAGAGGCACAAAAAGAGTCTAGACTGACACAGCAGAAAATACACGGTTGTGAAGGGACAAACATATTTGCATAAAACTTGGCTGTGAATTCACAGTGAAATTTAGTTgaattcttttcagttttatttaggttttttaatttgtctgtctGCTAAAGTCATCAttctcttactgtttttcttactttctgacactttctgtgactttttttctttaaagtgggagataaaaatgaagaaaatgcatagGCCCTTTGATCATATTTCCATTTTGATTTCAAAGCAATCTCTTTGTTtgtaatgcttaaaaaaaattcaaagatcTGGAAGATAAGAAATTTTTCTAAGTTATCTTGGAAAACAATAAGCTTTCTATAACTAagcccaggcagggagcagatttattttcattatgtacCACTATTCGTTTAGAGCTTTTTCACAGTATCTTTGAAGATATCATACATCTGAGTGGAATAGTCTTTTTGAGCTGAGTAATTTCACCAATTTACTCACCAAATCCATTACTTCTTGTTATAAAAGTTAGATAAATACAAACCAGATTTTTATAAACCGAACTTTATAAGAAACAGTTTAGTCGAGTTCCATATCTCATGTCTtttcaaaagttttatttattaatttatttatttatttttagagattGGACAGGTAATTAAACATTACCATACATGAGTACAAATAAGCAGCACTGTGTGATGTCTTCTTTGTAATAAATCCATGAGAAGTAAAAgtatttttgcaatttttctgtAATTAGCACATTCTGTTCACAGTCATTTCACTCTGacaaattacagtttaaaacagttttctgtatgtttgcAAATGTTGAGATAAAAAATCCGTACTGTACAAGGGTTAGATAAGATATACAAGTCAATATGACTCAATGTAACTGCAGAACTGGGGTCTTTGTCAGTCAACACTTCCATGGCCAGCCATCCACTGGCATGTCAATAGTCCTTCTGCCTGATGGTATTCTGCAGCTGAAGTTAAACAAATGTGAATGTGTTCTCTGGAGCAGGACCAACACTGCCCCGTAGGTTGTGCCTACAGGGTTTGTTGGTGGGTACCATTGACTCCACTGGAGTTGCCCCACAGGCAACTGTTCTCTATTTGAAAGGTGTTATGTTGTGTGCTCACTTGgactttcatttaatttcttagtGTACTAAAAGGCCACAAAGGGATGGCCCTGACTccatttcaaatgaaaagaaaagatcTCTTACTCATTTCAGTAAGCTTTGAAGCTTAGCTCTTAACTTCCAGTGAGAGAGCATAGTTCTTAAGTTATTCTTCAAAGTGTGGTATGTAAGAGATTAGGCCTGTACTCTGGCTTACTTGGTGTGTGTCTACACATCTATATCTGTGTGAGTACAGTGCTTCAGCAAAGACTGGCCCGAGCTACACTGCTGAAAATTTGTCTGGAAATACACAGAACCCTAAAATGGGGAATTACCCATCTTTCATTTGCTCACAGAAACATTCCACAACAGTAACATGAACCAAGCATCAAATTAGTTACTTTAcgaaacagaatttctttttttccctgtagattAATACCTAAGTGTCTTCCGTAGCGTTTTGCCAGCCCTTCGTTTACTGAGATGCTTTTTGCGTTCTACACAACCCAGAAATGAATGCAACGGCCTGAAAACCCATTCCCCCAAGCAATGTTCTCAAATACACGAGCAGGCGGTTGATCCCTAGGGGTTAGAGTTTCATCTTGGGGAGCTAAAAGCTCCATGAAAGTTACAGCACATTGACATTGGGGCTAGAGGGAATGAGAATACTCACCAAACACACTGTAAGACCGTTGCAAATGCTGCAGGTTTATGTACTGGAGAATACACTGTACAGCGTATGGATATAGACATGCATCTGTTATTAAACATAACATGAACTTCTTTGATGTAGTAATGTTCAGTGTATATGTTCTGAATTAAAACACGTCAGGTTGAGCATTCAGTCAAAACTTTTTAAATCTGTTGGATGTATCATTATTTTGGTTGACTTGAGCAAGTAGTATCTGCCCTTCTTAGGCTTCCAGTATAAGCCTTTTCTTCTGTCTAGTCTTCCTCTTGACCTTGGTGCGACGTATTTCCCGTTAAGATTGGTTTCCTCACATTCACTGTGCCACCAGCCTCCTGAGGAAAAATATTGTAATGTCAGTTACTGTCAGTTGTACCCTAACATACTGTGCTCAGTTTCTGAGTAGACAGCTCCTGTTTGCAACATAAATCTTTAGACCAGTTCCAGCAAAAGTGACAATTACCCAGTATACCCACATGAAATGCTGCTTGTACATATGCCCTCTTAGACTTGCAAGTTGAGGGCCAATACAGAGATGTTGTGCTCCTCATTATTGTCTGCTTCACATAAAAGTAGTGGTGGATAGAAAATGCACACACAAATGCTGTCCCTGAATTGGGACACTTAGGAAGTTAGCCTCACACTTTCATGTTTCCCATGACCCTTTACAATGGACTGTCCGATTTGCTGATATTTTTCTCAGGTACAAATAGTTAAATCTCTGCCTCTACAGGAGGCTGAAGAGCCTTTAGTAATCAAATTCTCTTTTTTATTGGCTGTTGTCCTTAACAATGAGCTTAAATTGTAAACCCAGTTCTGCTTTCAAAGGACTGGGAGTGACTCTGTGCTCAAAATTAAAGTTAGCACTTTAGAAGTCATTGGCCACCTGCTTTATGGTCACTAGAGCTGAGTAACACTCTCGGCATTGTTTCAGACACTAACAATTTTCAAGCTTAGAATGACGTACAAAATGTTTGTTGCATGAAGCAGGTGTCTGGAGGGCAATTCTGTATCCTGTGGTTTAATCATTAATTGATTTTTcaattgtttgctttttgctataAACGGGCAAAACATAAAAGCTCCAGAAAATCAAAGAATTAGGAATCCTTTAATCAAATTATTATTAATGTCTTCAGCCTTGCATCTCTCTTGCTCCTTTGGGAGTGGTTATAGCATGTATACTTGACAAACAGCTAAAATCTGCCTTTGAATGGAAACTCACCATCATTCTTAACTTGCACTTTGTAGTCAAAATGGAGTTAAGAGTCagtttgtcttccttttttttgcaaGGAGGAATTAAACAATCTGACCCAGGACTGCCACACCAGACAAGGCATCAGAGGGGGAACCGCCCTTTACTTCATAGCTCAGAATCTCATCCTGGGGTTTTAtttcagcctgtgctgctggTTCTGTTTCTGATGTTGGTCGTTTGCACAGCCTCACTATGCTTTAGTTTTACCTATCTATAAAATAGAAAGACAATGCCTTGTTGTTGTAGGACCCTGTCAAGGAAAAACATCTTCTGCCCTTTCCTGCGAGCAGAAAAATGCTGTTACCCTCTTTTTTCTGTATCTAAAGCCAGGCTAATATCAGTAACTACCCATTAAAGCATACATCCGTCCTTCATGTAGCAAAGAAACTCCCATGTTAGTATACCCAGCATACTGATACCTAGGTAGTTTTCTGGACAGTTGAAGTCATTTATTATGTCCACGTGACGGTCTGCAGTTGAGAACCGCAGTTCCGTCTGCTCCGGCAGCGCGTTGGGGATGCTCCCGGAGATCCGTGAAAGCTGGAGAGTGTAGTCTGTTTTGGGGCCTCCCAGGCTGAATGCATACTCGATGTAAcgtttattttctttccagtcctGCAGCTCAATCCGTAAGATGTAGTCCCCTTGTTTAGTAATGGCATAGGTCTTGTTCAGGCCTAGCCAGAATTCCTCTGCAAAGTTGTAGTAAATAGATGCTGTTAATATGCAACTAGGCATGAACACACTTACTGTGTTTTTCAGATCTCTAACCCCCTACGTCAGATACCCACctttaaaatatcagtatttgAAAATATGTGTTCAAACAAGCTGCGCAACATCAGAATCAAGAGATGTCAGAGGTGAGGATTAGGGGACAGAACTCACAGGGCAGAGAGTTAGTGGGGAAAGAGTTATGTGATAAACTTTTCCCAAACCCCCATATCGCTCACACTGCTATTGAATTTGCTTTTACAGATAACCTGTGGGTAGTATGTGTGAAAATATAGTATTTAAAAGGATTTATTCAGTGCTTTAATTAAATCAATAATATGAGTCTTGGGGACTGTTGATCTTTTCAGAGGTCTCTTGCCACATTCTTTTTGTTTACCTCTTCTTAATTGCACACTGGTGATCAATAAAAGCAAGAGATATAAATGAACTGGAGCTTCTCACTTAACTTTCCCACCTCTTGTGAAACTCTGAGAGGGAGCTCAAGACATTTAAAACATGCATAATTGGAACTGTGTGACAAATGAAGCAAATGACATACATAAAACCTAATTGCAGttgttgtatttttaaaggaaggagctgcagaactAAACTGAGGTTTTGGTACCCTTGTGTACAAAGTGAATTTAACTTGAGCAGTTTTCTTTTGCTAGAATTCTTGAGAATTAGTTTCATAAATTATATTAAGTAGCTTATTATCAGTGCCACAGGTATCAGTGCACAATAGGTAATTGCCACATGTAGGAATAGCGTAGCTGAATGTGAGTGCCATACATGCAGGTGGCATTTAAAGCAATAGAATACAAGATGGTTGAGTAAAATACTCGCACAATTTACAGGGAAGGAGTAGTAACCTGTTATGTTTTATCACCTTAGAATATGCAACACAGAACTGAGTAGGACATAGCTGAGTGATGTGATCCTCTGCAAAATCTTTCTGACACTGAAAAGATGTGGCTTCATGTTGGTTTAGTATATGGGAATTGCAGACCAATCAAGGAGCAACTGTAGCATTCAACACGATTAGACAAACTATACAGGTAAAAGTCTACCTCAGTTGTGAGCTACTGTCCCAAAATGTGGGAAAAGTTGAGATATAGCAGCTCTTTATTGTAGAAGAGGTGGAAGTGAATCAGTATTGCTGCCTGCATTGGTGATGTTTTGATCTGTGCTGTGCCTAGAAAGTCAAAGTATTTTCTAGACAAAAATAGTCATCTCATTGTTTGAGAAACATAGGGAAAGTATTCTGGATGGGGAGGCTGTTGGGCAGCACTTGGTGCTACAGATTCTTGGGAGTTGATGATTAACGGGGGAATATGGGTGTTTCCTCCAGTGGCCATGGAGAGGATTGGCCACTTCACGGAGAAGCCGGAGGGGTTTGTGCAGGGGAGCACACACAGCCTCGGGCTCTCTTGAAATTGGAAAAATTGGTGTGGAGGTTTTAAGGGAAACAAGATTGCAGAAAGCTTGAGAGAAAGTAGTGACAGCAACTTGGTGAGGTTTTGCATTTGTGTATATTTTAAAGGCTTTGGGAGGTGTTTTTATAAATAGTAAAATCTCaataattaaaatagtatttaaagCATTCTGGCCTTGATTCAGCAGAGGTTTCTAAACACACATTTGAAGGTGTGTCTGAGAATTTTACTGAGTTACATTTTCTGGTAAGCGCTTTCTGGTGTTCTACTAATTAGGTAAGCTGTTCAGATTTGATTGCAGGTTTTGTCTGTTCTCATGTGAACACCTTTCAGTAAGAAGATTCAGCTTCTCAAATAAACTGATacagagaaaaagacacaaaaaaagggcatttttacCGTTGAGGTCACCAAAACCATTTGTATAGGCATCCCAGGTTTGGTTGAAATCTAGTGATCCATCCACTCTGTTCTGGATTACAGTCCAGGAGCTGCCTGTGAATAAGAAGGGGAAATAAGTCACAAGCCTGGCTTAAGTGTTTAAAGCACTAGAGAGAGGATGGAAAGTAACTGAGACCACCAGCTTGTGACCTATGGACTGCACTGCTGTGTCTGCCCTTACGCAAGTGAGCTCTCTACCAcagtgagaaagaaaatggatttgCATTGAAGGTGGCTCCATAGGAATCCCACTTACTCTTCATTTTGCAACAGTGCACCTGAGTGCACGTGTACAGAGCTGTAAAGTCTCTCAGCTGTACAGAGAGCAAATGCTTGACTCCTCTTGGCCTTGGCCTTACTAACTGTCCATGAGTGTGCTCTTGGGTGCTCCAGTTTTAAGGTAGAATGAGTTAGCCTGAATCTTCGTGAAAGAAATTCAAGTGAGCACAGCTGAACAGAACGCGGGGCTGTTCGAGTGTCCTGTGCCACACTTGTGGTGACTCAGCTCACTGGACTTATTTGTTAAGCTGCCTTCATGTCTTAATAAGGGCTGAGAAACGCAAACATAgagaaaatgataaaaaagaGATATGAAATGTTCCAGACATTTGATCAGATTGCCAGACTCCCTCTACTGATAGTGCTTGACTGCTGGGAATGCAATTCCATGGAAGGTATGAAGTGTTGGAGGCTGTGTCCATGCTAGAGCAGCAGTGGGGTCTTTGTCCTGACCAGGTCATGACACCCTCGTTTTATCAGTTTCAACAAGTGTAAGCAAAGGAGCTTTCTGCACAGGGCAACCCTGTGCCATTCTGTTTACACATCCAAACAAATGACATGGCCCTGCCATGTTTGCATCAGCGTGTTCCCAGGCTCCCCAGGTAGCTGTGGCAAAGGGACCGTGCAGGGAAACTGGGCAGATGTGTGATCTCTGGGTAGTGGCAAAAGGAACAGACAAATGGGTTTCTTACAAAAATAGAGCTTGAGCAGGTGCTGTGCATTCTGGGCCATGCCAATTCTGGACCTATATCATACATAGCTACTGACTCACCCAAACATGATACAGAAATCCTGTCTCCAGGACTCACCTCTTTGGGTCAGTTTGGTATATCTAAGTCTCAAACAATAGCCCTtgttaatgaaacaaaattttactAAGGTATTTACTATTTACTGTTTGCCTTTATTTGGGAAAGCTATTAATGGTTGCAATATAATGGCATTTATAATTGCTGTTTTCATTATCTATAGCTAAAGGggcttgggttttttattataCTTAATTTATGTCACATGATTGAAAGTCCTCTCCTTGGTATAAACAAGTGGTAAGTAAGGAATGAAAGCAGTGTTAAGGAGATTTCAGGATATGGGAAACATCAGTTCAGAGCACAGACAGGCCAGTAAGAGAAGTCAAGAGGATACATAAACCGTGCTAAGTTTTTGTGTACTTTGGGATGAGACGCAGTTTTTTGGCTTATAGGAAACTACTTATGTGAAAATTAGACTGTTGCTAGCACAGCTGTCTTACCAAATTTCATTTCACAGTAGACGTTGAAAGCTTCTGAGCCGTTGGGTTTAATAGTGTAAACACCACTGGACTGCATGCCACTGTTATAGAGAGCAGTGCAGTCAGGAGCGgcacctaggaaaaaaaaaagacaattacaaATCCTCTTTTGGATGTGGTAAGTTTTAATCCAGCTTTGTAACTTGAATTTCTATGTGAGATAGAGCCAAAACAAAAACTAGAACAATCTTTttggtaattttattttacagtaactGTAATGAAATGGACAAATTGTTTTGGGCTTGGTAGTACAGCTGCCAAGTTGTATGTAGGTTGGACTGCCTATATTTTTTAAGTTAGGCAAGGTTTCAACATAGATAATTTTGGAAAGTTGGTAAGGCCTGAGACTAGTCTCTGGCAAATGGCTTTACTACTCCTTACAAAGTTCccaataaatacattttccattGCCGCAGTTTGAAAATGCCATTCAACTTTAAAGAAAGCTCTTCTAAATCTTACAATCAGCCCATGTGAAGTAAATTAGTTCTCTGTTCAATACCCTCCAAGACAGGCATCGGCAACGCCAGAAGTGTCAGTAAAAGGGCGGCCACAGCACCCGTTTACAAGAGGTGAATGGAGGGTGAAGACTGAGGACAGGATTACTGCTCTGTCGGATGTTGTTCCTTTATGTCACCCCAGAGACAAGCACAAATATAATGGGGCTAAGTAGCTGATgacattttttccaaagcagGAAATGAACTCCTTCCCACAGCACTGTATTTAGCATCAGAGTGTTTTGCTTTCAGTCTTTGACTATTAAAACCCAATGCAAAACTTTCACAGAGAATACTGCGAATGCAATGTATCGTGTAGTCACGTCTAAGGGATAAGGTCTCACCATCAGATTTGTAGGTCACAGCTGTGGCGTTGCGCACAGGGAAGGGGGTGGCCTCTGGTTCTGTTTGCTCCCCTGTGAAGGAGTCCTCTGCGAGGTCCTGGAGCTCTATGTGGTTTAGCTGAAAGAACCGTAATTACAGACTGTTAATTTCCCAAGGCTCTGAAATGATGAGATTCATGTATCAAGCTGAACAATGTCATGCAGTGTATAATTTTTCTTGTGAATGTAATCCTTTAGAATACCCAATTTACAACATAAAAATAACTTTAGAACCGCACTGGTGGATTTCAGTTGCATGAATGTCAGCTCTGCCACTGTTCAAACAAGGTAGGATTCATGAGGCGAGTAAATGACCTGTTCTCACAAGGTGCACCTTAATGGGCAAACAGATTTAACTTATTTCCTCAGGTGACATCACTTAGACAAATAATACCAACATCGAAAGAGCACAGAACCCACAGTTCCTTAGGctgaaatgcattttccttttataGCCTCCTCTTAGGAATAAATTAAATATGAGGGTGTCAGTTATACCCAGCATTACAGTGACACATGTTGAACTGCAGAACATGGTTCCCTATTGGAGTGAAtattggaaaagaagaaagaggtagAAAGTAATGATTCTTAGAAGACCAATGGAAGAACAAAAATATGATAgataataagagaaaaaaaagagaaaattagcaGTCAGAAAATACAGCAACCTGGTGTTGATAGACAGTATTTCAAAGCTGTGTTCTTGGTCATTGTGTGCCCTGGCCACGGCCCCGTGCCTGGCAGCACAGCAGTCTCTCACCCAAAAAGGTACCTGTTTGCAGTCAAAGTTGTTTATATCCTCCTCTACACCCCCAGACTGTGAACAAGAGGGATGGCTGACCCGAGTGAATGGTTGGACCATTGACTCCTTCAGTGTTACGAGAGATGACAAATTCTGAAAAGAGAAATAGAGGTGGTTCCTGTACCTTGTCCTCCAGCTCCATTATTTGATTGTGCTGTCTGTCGAGTTGCACATGTTGGTCCTCTACGATTTTGAGAAGTTGCTTGATGTGGTTGTCCTGCTGCTCCACGAAAGCCTGAGgacaggaagggagggaggagggttgTGGTTAGAAGCAGCAGCAGACCTTCCCAGCGGCACTGCTTTGTCATGGGGCCAGTTTTGAGAGGCACAAACCATTTAACATtgcctttccttttccaaagggtCACCTGCTTTGCCTCCAAAGGGATGAATTTCTTTGCCTGTGAAGTGAACACCCATTTTTTTTGAGACAAACTACTGGCAGCTTTGTagaccttttttgttgttgctattttccttccattttcacATCCACAACAATTATGTTCTTTGAAGTTGGCCCTTGATTCAAACTAGATGTGTGCCACTGATCAAAAAAGGGAACAATTCCCTGCATTTAGGGTAGTAGCTTGGGATTTGAGAGATCTGGATTCATCTTTCTACTTTGACACAGACATCCAATATTTTCTCACACAAGTTGCTTAGCCTTTTTATACTTCTGCAAAATACAGTTAATACTTCCTTTTCCATAGCAAGCCTTATACCCACCTAAATACTTGCATATATTGACGTTAAGTCTGTTACCACTTGCAAGGTTCTTTTGTCCTGGAGGTCATAATAGGTGCTGTAGATGTCCCTCTTTAAAGGTTTAAAGTTCCTCTTTTTATACTGAGCAGGCAGTTCCTAGTGCATTGATTTGTAATGAGAAGATACATACAAACCTATGGGCTTGGTAATTGCATCATTTTCCtgattgcagattttttttaatcattattattacacaatttcttaaaactgatttgcaaaaaaaatagtgaaaaagatACAGAACCTTATAAGTTCACAATTTTCTTACTGGTTTCACTGGGgaattttacttcaaaataaacaATATGTTAGATTAAGACACTGATTCTTTTAAGtgatttatttctcaaaatacatAGTACTACAGtgaagaggaagggaaaacatGAGCTTCTATTGCATAACTACCAATAATAGCATTACAGTTTACTTTGGCTTTGTGTGTCAGGGGCTTTCACAAGTCTACTTACTTTGAGTGAAGAAATGTCTTTTGTCTCTTGCATTGAAGGCTGGATAATGGCCAGTTTAGTGACTTTGTCTTCCAGTCCCCATACTTTTTCTTGCAGCTGGATTTTGTTTTGTATGAGGTCTTCAATCTTCGAATTCATCTCCTGTGAGAGATTCTTTATCTCTTCATTGTTGATTTGCAGTCTGGCTGTAGTTTGTCTGAGCTGTTCTTCTTCTTCTTTGATTTCACTAGTTTGCAGTGAGAGCTCATAAAAGGACCTATCAAAAATGTAAAGTTTTTGAAAGATGTCATTCATCTGCCCCTTTGTCTTATGGACAAAGTCTTTAAGACCATGCCCAAGCTGGAGGAGTCCATTGGCTAAGATTCGTACATCATCTAACATGGCAAATCTTGATTTTGTCTCAGGAGATGGAGCAGAATCAAAGGAGGAATAATCCTTCTCAGCTCTAGCTGAAAGAGCAAGTGGGGCAATGAATAGAAAGACTAGaatgattttcatgttttctgctcCTGATACTCTTTGGTTGTTCAGGATGCAGAGGCTTTTCATACCAACAGTTTTTGCTGTGTGACTGTTCTGGGTTGAAGAATTTGATCTATTTATACTCCTTTTCATTTTGGAAGAGGCAGACCAACGAGTTGATCATTAAACTGTGTGTATTTGAACGAACGTAACCCCTCTTGAATGTAGGTTGATATCTTGGAAGATAAAACTGCGAGACAGGCACGTTGCTGATCAAAGTGTTTCTGAACTTTTCCATCTGCCAGACCTTTTATAAAATGTTATTGATGACATAGTGTTTTTCACACAACGCT
This window contains:
- the ANGPTL3 gene encoding angiopoietin-related protein 3, coding for MKIILVFLFIAPLALSARAEKDYSSFDSAPSPETKSRFAMLDDVRILANGLLQLGHGLKDFVHKTKGQMNDIFQKLYIFDRSFYELSLQTSEIKEEEEQLRQTTARLQINNEEIKNLSQEMNSKIEDLIQNKIQLQEKVWGLEDKVTKLAIIQPSMQETKDISSLKAFVEQQDNHIKQLLKIVEDQHVQLDRQHNQIMELEDKLNHIELQDLAEDSFTGEQTEPEATPFPVRNATAVTYKSDGAAPDCTALYNSGMQSSGVYTIKPNGSEAFNVYCEMKFGSSWTVIQNRVDGSLDFNQTWDAYTNGFGDLNEEFWLGLNKTYAITKQGDYILRIELQDWKENKRYIEYAFSLGGPKTDYTLQLSRISGSIPNALPEQTELRFSTADRHVDIINDFNCPENYLGGWWHSECEETNLNGKYVAPRSRGRLDRRKGLYWKPKKGRYYLLKSTKIMIHPTDLKSFD